The nucleotide sequence CGCTGAACAGCGGATCCCAACGAATCTGCGAAGACGTCGCCGTCTCGGGCAGTTCGCGGGTATCGGGCGCCGACCGGTCCTGGCCGGGCTTGAGGTCGAAGTAGAAGATGTCTCGGCCGTCGGCGAGCGTGAAGTGCTGACGGGTGGTCATCAGGCCGATTCTTCGCGGGCGTAGGAAACGATGATCAGTTCTCCGACGAGTTCAGACACAGCTGCCCTTGCATCGTTGGGTAGGCCGTCGTCGGTGATGAGGATGTCGGCCACCGACAGGGCACCGAAGTCGGCGAGGCCGACCGTGCCCCACTTGGACGAGTCGGCGACCACGATCACCTCACGGGCGCGGGAGATCAACGCCCGGTTCGTCTCGGCTTCGGCCAGGTTCGGGGTCGTGAATCCGGCACGGGCGTCCATGCCGTGAACACCGAGGAAGAGCTGGTCGACGTGCAGGGAACGGATGGTCGCGTCCGCTACCGGACCGACCAGAGCGGCGCTGGGGGTGCGCACGCCACCGGTCAGAATCACCGTCTGTTTCGTCTCGCCGGTGCTGATGGTGTCGGCGACGGTGGTGGAATTCGTGACCACGGTCAGACCAGGGATCTCGGCCACGAACCGACCCAGGCCCCACGTCGTGGTGCCGGCCGACACCGCGACGGCGGTTCCCGGGGAGATGAGCTGGGCGGCCCGGGTCGCAATGGCCAGCTTGGCCGGCTGTGCCAGTGCGCTCTTGGCTTCGAACCCGGGTTCTTCGGTCACGTTGTGGCCGAGCACGGCGCCCCCGTGCACCTTCTGGATGCTGCCTTCGGTGGCCAACTGATCCAGGTCACGGCGGATGGTCATGTCCGAGACGCCGAGCAGCGCGGTCAGCTCCGACACCCGGACGCCGCCCGCGCGGCGCACCTCGTCGAGGATGCGTGCCTGACGCTGGCGAGCGAGCATGGAACCTGTCCCGTCTTCGATGACGACTGCCCCCGGTTAAGCTTCGGAGGCAGATTCAGCGTTCATCATGCTCTAACAAAAGTCAACAACATCGCCCAAAGTTTCCCACAGAATTGCTCTCGCGCCGACCCCTCCGTTGAGGTTGCCCTTGTTGCACGCAACGAGGGCAACCTCAACGGGTCAGACGCAGCAACGAGGGCAACCTCAACGGGTCGGACGCACGCAACGAGGGCAACCTCAACGGGTCGGACGCAGCAACGAGGGCAACCTCAACGGATCAGAGCGGGCGCAGCAGATCGTCGGCGTCGAGGATGGTGTACGCGTAACCCTGCTCGGCCAGGAACCGCTGACGGTGGGCGGCGTACTCCGCGTCCAGGGTGTCCCGACTGACCACGGTGTAGAAGTGAGCCTGCCGTCCGTCGTGTTTTGGCCTGAGCACACGTCCCAGTCGCTGCGCCTCCTCCTGGCGGGAACCGAACGTTCCCGAGATCTGGATGGCGACGGCGGCTTCCGGAAGGTCGATCGAGAAGTTGGCCACCTTCGAGACCACCAGCACCCGGGTCTCCCCGGTGCGGAAGCTGTCGAACAACCGTTCCCGCTCCTTGTTCGGCGTCGAGCCCTGGATGATCGGGACGTCACCGAGGTGGGCGGCCACATCGTCGAGCTGGTCCAGGTAGGCGCCGATGACCAGGATCTGGTCGTCCGGGTGCTTGGCCACGATCGCCTCGATGACCGGCAGCTTGGTCCTCGCCGTCGCGGCCAGCTTGTACCGGTCCTCGGGCTCGGCCGTGGCGTAGCTCATTCGCTCCGCATCGGTCAGCGTGACCCGGACCTCGGAGCAGTCGGCCGGGGCGATCCACCCCTGTGACTCGATGTCCTTCCACGGCGCGTCGTAACGCTTGGGGCCGATGAGGGAGAAAACATCAGCCTCGCGGCCGTCCTCGCGCACGAGGGTCGCCGTCAGGCCCAGCCGTCGGCGGGACTGCAGGTCGGCTGTCAGCCGAAAGATCGGCGCCGGCAGCAGGTGCACCTCGTCGTAGACGACCAGGCCCCAGTCGCGGGAGTCGAACAGCTCCAGGTGGCGGTACTCGCCCTTGCGCCGCGTGGTCATGACCTGGTACGTGGCGATCGTGACCGGGCGGATCTCCTTCTTCTCACCCGAATACTCCCCGATCTCCTCTTCGGTCAGCGAGGTGCGCGCGATCAGCTCGCGCTTCCACTGACGGCCGGAGACGGTGTTGGTGACGAGGATCAACGTGGTTGCCGAGGCCTGCGCCATCGCGGCCGCCCCGACCAGCGTCTTTCCGGCTCCGCACGGCAGTACCACGACCCCCGAACCGCCGGCCCAGAACGAATCGACCGCGAGTTGCTGGTAGGGACGCAGCGCCCAGCCGTCGGTGTGCAGCGAGATCGGGTGGGCTTCGCCGTCGACGTAGCCGGCCAGGTCCTCCGCCGGCCAGCCGACCTTCAGCAGCGCCTGCTTGAGCCGGCCACGCTCGGAGGCGTGCACCACGACTGTGTCGTCGTCCAGCCGTTCGCCGAGCATCGGCGCGATCTTCTTCTGACGCAGGATCTCCTCGAGCACGGCACGATCGAGGGAGATCAGGACGAGGCCGTGGGTCGGGTGCTTCATCAGCTGCAAGCGGCCGTAACGATCCATCGTGTCGGCGACGTCGACGAGCAGCGCGTGCGGCACCGCATAGCGGCTGTACCGAACCAGCGCGTCGACCACCTGCTCGGCATCATGGCCGGCGGCGCGGGCGTTCCACAGCCCCAACGGCGTGAGGCGGTAGGTGTGGACATGTTCGGGGGAGCGCTCGAGTTCGGCGAACGGGGCAATGGCGGCCCGGGCCTCGCCGGAGAGTTCGTGGTCGACCTCGAGGAGCAAGGTCTTGTCGGATTGGACGATGAGCGGTCCGTCGGTCACACGCGCTCCCTGTTGGCAATGGCGGACCGAACTGCGTGGCCCCGAATGATCCATTGTGCCAAGGAACTGGACCGCCCGCTTCCTCGCCGCTCGGACCGCCCGCGGGGCGCTCATCCGGCCGCCGGATCGCCGCTCAGGACGAGACTGTCACGACCGCGTCGACGGCCCACGGTCAGTCCGACAGTTCCTCGGGTTCCTCCAGCAGGCTCACCGTGGTGATGCGTTGCAACGGGTAACTCAGCAGCCGGCTGTTGTCCGGTTCGTGCCCGCGGACTACGCCCCCGCCCAGCGAGATCGGCATGAGGGTGCGCTGCGAAGGCCGGCCGGCGTCGTCGACGTAGCCGAGCGCGATCGTTTGTTCGCTGCGAATGGCCGCGCGCAGCAACTCCAGGATCGAGGCCGAGGTGACGCCGGGGACTTCCTGGGACACCCGGTTCGTCGAGCGCGTGATGGCGTGGGCAAGCTTCTCGCTGGCGCGCAGCCGGGAGACCACCTCGAGCAGTTGGGATTCCGGCACGGACGTCGCGCGGACCCGAGCCAGCCGCGAGGTGGGCCGGGCCGGCACTCGCGGAGCGTCGGCGCTGAGATTGACGATCGCGCCGTCGGCGGATTCGGCCGCCGGAGCGAAGCCGGCCGCCCGCAACCGTTCGAGCACCAGTGAGATTCCGGCCGGCGAGATGATCACGGTGGGTGCGATCCGCTGCAGGCCGAGGGCGTCCAGACCAGGCTGGGCCAGCACGCGGTCCAGCATTGCCTCGTCGTCACAGCGCAGGTAGCTGGTGGCCGTCCCCGCGCGCAGGCGACCATGCTGGGTGGCGACGTCGTTGATCAGGTACTGCAGGGCCTGCGGTACCGGAGTGCGGGAGTTGTCGGTGAAGAACCGCGTGACGTCGCTGCCCGAGCGGCCGGCGTCCAGCGCGCGCCGCAGGCTGGCCGGGCCGATCCGGTAGACCGATGCCCCACCGGTGGACTCCAGGTCGGCCACGAGCCCCAGTTCCCGCTGCAGGTCGGCCGTCGGCGGTCCCGGCACGACCGCGGTGAGGTCGGGCTGCAACAGGAATTCATCGACGGTGTCCGGCAGTGCCGCGGCCAGCAGGGCGGTCGCGTTGGCCTCGGCGAAGGCGGCGCCGGACTCCGCACCGTCGAGGAGCGCGCGGCTGTATCCGGTCAGCGCGCCGTATCCGGTGATGCCCAGCAGGGTGGCCTCACCGAGCATGGCCGCGGCCAGGACGCGGTTGGTGCTGGCGCGGCGCGGCGACTGCCAGGCCAGCCGATCGAGGACCTCGGGTTCGGACAACGGCGCCAACCCGGGGGGCACCTGGGCGAGAATGCCCATGATCTGCAGACGCAGTCCGGCCGCGCTGTGTCGCTCGACGTCGGCCGAGAGCGCGGCAATCGTCTTGTCCCGCTCGTCGCGCTCGCCGACCAGGCTCGGCATTCGAGTCATCGCCAACCAGGCACTGGCCAGCACGACCCAGCGCTGAGCCGTCGTGCGGTTGCGCCACTGGTCGAACTCGGTGGTGGGGAGATAGCTCGGTTCGATGGCGTGCGTGGCGGCGAACAGCCCGGCCTCGAAACTGACCTCGAGCAGGAGCGCAAGCTGGCTTTCGGGGATGTCGAGCGAGCGGGCAAGTCGACGCAGGTCCCGCACTCCGACTCCGCCGGCGCGCAGCTGCCCGGCAGGCTCGTCGCTCATCGTCTGCAGCAGCAGTTCCACGAGCCGGACGATCTCCAGCACCTCGGTCGCGCCGCCGGAGTCGATGACTGACGGGCCCCGGTCGGAGGTGGCGATCTGGCTGGGCTCGGGATCGACCTCGCCCGCCGCGACCGCCCGGATCCGAAGGCCCACTTCACGCGGGAGCTCGACGGTGTCTCGGTCGATCGGGACGAGCAGCCCGCGTTCGAGCAATGCGCGGGCCGGACTCGGTGCTTCCGCCGGGGAACGCTGCAGGGTCGCGCCGCGCAGCGCCCCGATCGGTGGCCCGTCGGCCAGCCGGTTGAGGATGTCACGCTGCGGCCCGTCGCATCCCTCCAGCAGGACATCGAGGTTGCCCAGCACTGCCTCGGTGATCTGCTGCCCGGACGTCGGCTGGCTGGCCGGCTCCAGGCCGAGCCTGCGCGCCAGCGGAATGAGCGCGAGGTCGTTGACGGCGGCGTACAGATCACGGGCGCTGCGGCCGAGCCCGGCCGGGTAGTGACCGATCACCTCCCGGACACTGCCGACCGCGTGCAGGTCGGCCGAGCCCCAGACGAGCAGCCACTCGCGTAGGCGGTCCAGCGCGCGGGCGACCGCGGGGGCGTGCTCGGCCGGGAACCAGGCAGCGACCGCGGCGACCGTCACGGGAGGCTCGACCACCGTGCTGACTTCGAGCACTCGCAGGGTGAAGGCGTCGAGCGAGTCGAGGGCGCGGGCGACCGACGAGCGGACGCTCGCTCGGCTGGACAGGGTCGCAAGGTCGACCGGCGCGGGCAAGGCGAGGTCGGGACGGCGACGTAGCAGCGCCAGCAATTCGGCGTCCGAACATCGCCGCAGCCAGTCGATCAGGGTCTGCGGCGTCGCGGGCTCAATGTCGGGCGAGGGCGAAATGACGGGGCTTCGAGATCGGTCGGTGGTGACTGGACGGCTCGGTCGGCGGCTCAGTCGCCGGCGAGGTGGGGACGGTTGGCGGCCGTGGGGTGGTCGTAGAAGAGCTTGTCCACCGGCAGCGGGAAGGTGATGTCGTCGCCGAACGGGCTCTGTGCCCCCGGATTCTGGGCGAGCAGCTCGTTGACGGGGTGTTCGGGGTAGGTCTCTTCCCAGTTGAGCTGCGGCCCGTCGATCGGCTCGCCACTCGGGGAAATCGTTCCTGCCATGCTGCCGCCTTCGATCGAGATCTTCACGTGGAGCGATGTCGACTATCCAGTGTGCCATGTCGATAACCTGGGGCCATGAGCGCTCCGCTGCCTTACCCGGTGCCGTCCCCGGCGCCGTGCCCGGTGCCATCCCATGAGCCCGAGGGGCCCTGCGTCGTGAGCGTGAACCTCGCGGTCGTGCGCGATGACGTGTACACCCGCAGCCGCAGCGCGCGGGGCAGCAAGCCGCGCAAGACGGGGATCGACAAGCGTCCGGCGCCCGGCCCGGTACGTCTGGAGCCGTTGGGCGTCGTCGGGGACACCATCTGCGACACCAAGCATCACGGCGGTCCCGACCAGGCGGTCTACGCCTACGCGCTCGAGGACCTGGACTGGTGGCGCGCGGAACTGGGTGGGGAGATTTCCGTCCCCGTCGGCCCCGGGTCGGTGGGGGAGAATCTGACGACGCTCGGGGTGGATGTCACCGGCGCCGTGATCGGCGAACGGTGGCGCGTCGGCAAGGCCGAGCTGGAGGTTTCGGTGCCACGGATCCCGTGCCGGACGTTTCAGGCCTATTGGGGCGTCGAACGACTGATGAAGCGGTTCACGGCTGCGGGGCGCCCGGGCGCGTACCTGAGGGTCCTGACTGCTGGCGACGTCGTTGCCGGCGACACCGTTCACGTCGTGCATCGGCCGGACCACGGGCTGACCATCGCCGAGACGTTCCGGGCGCTGACCGGCGACCGTGACCTCGCGGCCAAGCTGCTGAGCGCGCCGGAGCTGCCGCGGGACGTCCACCAGGACGCCCGTACCTGGTTGGCCGGTGTTCGCTGAAACCGAACTCAGATGCGAGCGTTCGGTCGCGCAGAGTAAACTAGGTGGTTCAGCCTGCGAGTCGGTCGTCGCCTGGTCGGCTGAGCGGCACCACCGAGCCCGCCCGCCCTGTGCGAGCGGGCCGCGTTGTGTTGGAAACATTGTGATGACCGTTCCGGAGCGCCGGTGCGGATGATGCGAGTAGGGGTGTTCAGCCATGCCTTCCGGCAAGGTGAAATGGTTCGACGGGGAAAAGGGCTTCGGCTTCCTCGCCGATGACGCTGGTGCCGAAGTGTTCGTCCACAAGGACGCGCTGCCCGCCGGTGTGGCTGAGCTCAAGCCCGGCCAGCGGGTCGAGTTCGGCATCGTCCAGGGTCGCAAGGGCAACCAGGCACTTCAGGTGCGCCTCATCGACCCGATGCCTTCGGTCGTGAAGGCCACGCGGCGCCCGGCCGAGGAGATGACGCCGATCGTCGAGGACCTGATCAAGCTGCTCGACAAGGTCGGCAACTCCCTGCGCCGGGGTCATTACCCCGATCGCGCCGAAGGGAAGAAGGTGGCCACCCTGTTGCGGGCGGTCGCCGACAACCTGGAGTCCTAGCCTTCACCCGTCCGTACGACCACAGGCCCCGGCATGATCCATCCCGATCATGCGGGGGCCTGTTGCATCCGCGGTCCGGTGTCGGTCGTCGAGCCGGTACTGCCGTCCTACCTGTTGGGACTATCTTCCTATATTACGGGACGTCGGCGTACCGTGCCCGTCATGAGCGGTCTCGTTGCGAGCACCGTCGCCTCACCGCGACGCTGGCTGACTCTTGCCGTCGGACTGCTTGCGCAGGCCGCGACCTGCGCGTTCCTCTACGGGCTTCCGATGCTCGTCCCGCAGCTGCGCAGCGAATTGGGTCTGTCGCTCTCGAGCGCCGGAGCGGTGGTCGCGGCTCCCGGACTCGGCCTGCTGCTCACTCTCATCGCCTGGGGTGCGGTGGCGGATCGCTTCGGTGAACGTTGGGTGATAGTCGCCGGGATGGGTGCTGCCGGCGCGCTGCTGGTGTGGGCAGGCCGGCTCGATTCCGTGGCGGCATTGTGCGCTGTGCTGGCTGCCGCGGGAGCGGGGGCGGCCTCGGTCAACGCCGCCAGCGGCCGTCTCGTGCTCGGCTGGTTCGCTCCGCACGAACGCGGCTTGGCGATGGGGATCCGGCAGACCGGTCAGCCGCTCGGCGTGGCGTACGCCGCCCTCGTCCTGCCGCCCGTGGCTCACCACGGCGGGCTGCACGCCGCCTTCGAGGTGGCGGCGGCAACCTGCCTGCTGTTCGCGGTGCTCGTCGGGGTGCTGGCCCAGGATCCGCCCCGGGGCGCGCGCGGCAGCCGGCCGCCTGACCGCCACCCGTATCGGGTGCCGACCTTGTGGCGCCTGCACGCCGCGTCGACGATGCTGGTCGTCCCGCAGTTCGCCGTCTCCGGCTTCTCGATGATCTACCTGGTCTCGGTCCGCCATTGGGATCCCACGGCCGCCGGCCGCCTGCTGTTCTGCGCGCAGCTGCTGGGCGCCGCCGGAAGGATCGGCAGTGGCGTCTGGTCGGATCGGGTCCACAGCCGGTTACGTCCGATGCGTCAACTTGCCGTGGCGGCGACGCTGATCATGGCCGCTGCCGCGCTTGGGGATCGCTTCGATGCAGGCTGGGTGATCGCCGCCCTCGTCCTGGGAGCGGTGATCACCGTCGCCGACAACGGCCTGGCTTTCACCGCCGTCGCCGAGATCGCCGGGCCGGCCTGGGCAGGACGGGCGTTGGGCGCCCAGAACACGGCGCAGAACATCGCCGCGACTCTGACACCGCCCCTGCTGGCAGGTGTGATCGCCTCACACGGCTACTCCGTCGGCTTCGCGGTAGCGGCGGCCTTCCCTATCCTGGCCATCGCCCTCACACCGGTCGCGGCCGAGCGCACGGGCCGTACTGCGCCGCAGGACACCAGCGCCAGCACCGTCAGCAGTAGCAGTTCTCCCCGCCACGAATCCGCCGTAGCGCCGGCGGAAAGCCATGGGCCCAACCCTTGAGCTGCTCGTAGCTCGACAGCTGCAGATAGCGCAGCCGCGGTCGCGCTTGCGGAGAAGTGCGAACAAGCCACGGATGGCACCGGTCCGCGCACCGATGATCAGTCGCGGATCGAATCGACCCGCGGAACGAGACCGGCGTCGGCGGCGCGGCCGAGCAGCTCCTCGACCGCGGCGTAGCCCTGCTCGCCGAGGTCGCGCGTGAAGCTGTTGACGTACAGGTCGATGTGCTGTTGCTGGACGGACGGATCCATCTCGTCCGCATGCTTGGCGACGAACTCAGCCGAATCCTGCGGGTGAGCCCAGGCGTGGTCTACCGAGGCGCGGATGGTACTGATCAACAATTCGGGATCAAGCTCGGCACGACCGGCGTCGCGACGGGCGAGGATCGCCCCTAGCGGAATGGCGTTTCCCGTGCTGGATTCCCACCACTCCCCGAGGTCGGCCAAGGCGGTCAGTCCGTAGTTGTGGTAGGTGAACCGCGCTTCGTGGATGACCAACCCGGCATCGAAACGTCCGTCCCGCACGCCGGGCATGATCTCGGCGAACGGGACCACCTCGACCGATGCCGGTTTCTGGCCCGCTGACCACAGGCGCATCAAAAGGTAGGCCGTGGTTCGATCACCCGGCACGGCGACCCGCGCTCCGTCGAGATCGGTGCGCGTGCTGTTGATGAGTACCAACGGCCCACAGCCTCGTCCGAGCGCACCGCCGCACGGCAGGAGTCGATAGTCCTTGAGCAACCAGGGCAAAGCGGCGTAGGAGACCTTCACGATGTCGAACTCACCG is from Jatrophihabitans telluris and encodes:
- a CDS encoding DeoR/GlpR family DNA-binding transcription regulator: MLARQRQARILDEVRRAGGVRVSELTALLGVSDMTIRRDLDQLATEGSIQKVHGGAVLGHNVTEEPGFEAKSALAQPAKLAIATRAAQLISPGTAVAVSAGTTTWGLGRFVAEIPGLTVVTNSTTVADTISTGETKQTVILTGGVRTPSAALVGPVADATIRSLHVDQLFLGVHGMDARAGFTTPNLAEAETNRALISRAREVIVVADSSKWGTVGLADFGALSVADILITDDGLPNDARAAVSELVGELIIVSYAREESA
- a CDS encoding DNA repair helicase XPB encodes the protein MTDGPLIVQSDKTLLLEVDHELSGEARAAIAPFAELERSPEHVHTYRLTPLGLWNARAAGHDAEQVVDALVRYSRYAVPHALLVDVADTMDRYGRLQLMKHPTHGLVLISLDRAVLEEILRQKKIAPMLGERLDDDTVVVHASERGRLKQALLKVGWPAEDLAGYVDGEAHPISLHTDGWALRPYQQLAVDSFWAGGSGVVVLPCGAGKTLVGAAAMAQASATTLILVTNTVSGRQWKRELIARTSLTEEEIGEYSGEKKEIRPVTIATYQVMTTRRKGEYRHLELFDSRDWGLVVYDEVHLLPAPIFRLTADLQSRRRLGLTATLVREDGREADVFSLIGPKRYDAPWKDIESQGWIAPADCSEVRVTLTDAERMSYATAEPEDRYKLAATARTKLPVIEAIVAKHPDDQILVIGAYLDQLDDVAAHLGDVPIIQGSTPNKERERLFDSFRTGETRVLVVSKVANFSIDLPEAAVAIQISGTFGSRQEEAQRLGRVLRPKHDGRQAHFYTVVSRDTLDAEYAAHRQRFLAEQGYAYTILDADDLLRPL
- a CDS encoding helicase-associated domain-containing protein yields the protein MLALLRRRPDLALPAPVDLATLSSRASVRSSVARALDSLDAFTLRVLEVSTVVEPPVTVAAVAAWFPAEHAPAVARALDRLREWLLVWGSADLHAVGSVREVIGHYPAGLGRSARDLYAAVNDLALIPLARRLGLEPASQPTSGQQITEAVLGNLDVLLEGCDGPQRDILNRLADGPPIGALRGATLQRSPAEAPSPARALLERGLLVPIDRDTVELPREVGLRIRAVAAGEVDPEPSQIATSDRGPSVIDSGGATEVLEIVRLVELLLQTMSDEPAGQLRAGGVGVRDLRRLARSLDIPESQLALLLEVSFEAGLFAATHAIEPSYLPTTEFDQWRNRTTAQRWVVLASAWLAMTRMPSLVGERDERDKTIAALSADVERHSAAGLRLQIMGILAQVPPGLAPLSEPEVLDRLAWQSPRRASTNRVLAAAMLGEATLLGITGYGALTGYSRALLDGAESGAAFAEANATALLAAALPDTVDEFLLQPDLTAVVPGPPTADLQRELGLVADLESTGGASVYRIGPASLRRALDAGRSGSDVTRFFTDNSRTPVPQALQYLINDVATQHGRLRAGTATSYLRCDDEAMLDRVLAQPGLDALGLQRIAPTVIISPAGISLVLERLRAAGFAPAAESADGAIVNLSADAPRVPARPTSRLARVRATSVPESQLLEVVSRLRASEKLAHAITRSTNRVSQEVPGVTSASILELLRAAIRSEQTIALGYVDDAGRPSQRTLMPISLGGGVVRGHEPDNSRLLSYPLQRITTVSLLEEPEELSD
- a CDS encoding MOSC domain-containing protein yields the protein MSAPLPYPVPSPAPCPVPSHEPEGPCVVSVNLAVVRDDVYTRSRSARGSKPRKTGIDKRPAPGPVRLEPLGVVGDTICDTKHHGGPDQAVYAYALEDLDWWRAELGGEISVPVGPGSVGENLTTLGVDVTGAVIGERWRVGKAELEVSVPRIPCRTFQAYWGVERLMKRFTAAGRPGAYLRVLTAGDVVAGDTVHVVHRPDHGLTIAETFRALTGDRDLAAKLLSAPELPRDVHQDARTWLAGVR
- a CDS encoding cold-shock protein, which gives rise to MPSGKVKWFDGEKGFGFLADDAGAEVFVHKDALPAGVAELKPGQRVEFGIVQGRKGNQALQVRLIDPMPSVVKATRRPAEEMTPIVEDLIKLLDKVGNSLRRGHYPDRAEGKKVATLLRAVADNLES
- a CDS encoding MFS transporter, with the translated sequence MSGLVASTVASPRRWLTLAVGLLAQAATCAFLYGLPMLVPQLRSELGLSLSSAGAVVAAPGLGLLLTLIAWGAVADRFGERWVIVAGMGAAGALLVWAGRLDSVAALCAVLAAAGAGAASVNAASGRLVLGWFAPHERGLAMGIRQTGQPLGVAYAALVLPPVAHHGGLHAAFEVAAATCLLFAVLVGVLAQDPPRGARGSRPPDRHPYRVPTLWRLHAASTMLVVPQFAVSGFSMIYLVSVRHWDPTAAGRLLFCAQLLGAAGRIGSGVWSDRVHSRLRPMRQLAVAATLIMAAAALGDRFDAGWVIAALVLGAVITVADNGLAFTAVAEIAGPAWAGRALGAQNTAQNIAATLTPPLLAGVIASHGYSVGFAVAAAFPILAIALTPVAAERTGRTAPQDTSASTVSSSSSPRHESAVAPAESHGPNP
- a CDS encoding 1,4-dihydroxy-6-naphthoate synthase codes for the protein MSALSVAFSPCPNDTFVFHAWTHGLIPGAPDTAVTFADVDVTNHAAERGEFDIVKVSYAALPWLLKDYRLLPCGGALGRGCGPLVLINSTRTDLDGARVAVPGDRTTAYLLMRLWSAGQKPASVEVVPFAEIMPGVRDGRFDAGLVIHEARFTYHNYGLTALADLGEWWESSTGNAIPLGAILARRDAGRAELDPELLISTIRASVDHAWAHPQDSAEFVAKHADEMDPSVQQQHIDLYVNSFTRDLGEQGYAAVEELLGRAADAGLVPRVDSIRD